The Roseovarius nanhaiticus nucleotide sequence AGCGGTCATGCGCAAAAACTGCGACATGGACATCAGATCGAGCATTTGGGGGTGAACGGTAACAAGCACCCCTGAAGATGCTGAAAGGGCGGACATGGTTAAAAAACCAAGCTGCGGCGGACAGTCGATGACGACGACGTCATAGTCCGCTTCGACACTGTCGAGCGCGTCGCGCACACGGGCAAAGAATGCGCGGGCGCCGCCACGCTGAATGGCTGCCGGTGTCTCATGTTCGAATTCCATGAGCTCGAGGTTCCCGGGAATCAGGTCAAGACCACGGATGTAGGTCTTGCGGATCACGTCCGAGATCGGGACCGGTTCATCGTAGCGAACCGCATCATACAGCGTGCCACCCTCCATCAGGTCCAGCTCAGGCTGGATGCCATGCAGCGCGGAAAGGGATGCCTGGGGGTCCAGATCGATCGCAAGGACACGATATCCCTTGAGAGCCAAGCGCTGTGCAAGGTGAGCGGATGTTGTCGTTTTCCCGGACCCGCCTTTGAAGTTCACAACAGAAACAATCTGAAGCTCGTCACCGGCACGACGCCCCGGAACGTAGGTTCCAGGCTTCTTCGCGTTTGCCTCAAGAGCGTGGCGAATCTCCCAGATATCATCGAGGGTATATCGCCGGTGGCTGCCCGCAGTGGTTTCGACGTCAGCGATCTTTCCTTCTCGATGAAGCTTGCGAAGGTAGGTATGATCGACGCCAAGCAACTCGGCCGCCTCGCCGCTGGTCAGGCTGCGCATGACTTTTTTGGCGTCGGGAGGGAAGTGGGCAGCACGTTGCGCATGAAGATTGGACGCAAGAAGCTCTGCGTAGTGCCCGATGGCAATGTCCAGGTCCTGCTCAGCTTCGCTCATCTCTGCCTCGATTCGTGGGCGCGTTTTTTATGTGATCGCGCGTTATTTATCGAGACTATTGCCCGAGCTATCAGATTCGTGCAAGCTCTTTCTAGATTTGGTGTCAGTCGCTGCGTCATGCACAAGAGTAGCTAGGGTTTGCGGCAGGCTTGTCTTAGGAACCTTTCGGATATACATTACAAGACGTATATCCGCATGGGAGGTCACGATGCAGGTCGCAAAATGGGGTAACTCGCTGGCCGTCCGTTTGCCCGCGGAGCTCGTCCGAGAGCTTGGTCTCAAGGAGGGTGATCAGATCGACCTGGTCAAGGACGACGGTCGGGTCAGAGTCCGTCGCCTTGCTCGTGCGGATGAGGTACTTACCGGCCTGCGCCGCTTCCGGGGCAAGTTGTCCGCAGCAGAACGTCTGAGCCGCGACGACGCACATGAGCGTTGAGTTCGCGGACACGAATGTCGTTCTTTACCTGCTCGACGACGGCCCAAAGGCCGATCGCGCCGAGGTCATCCTGGGGCAGGGGCCCCGGATCAGCGTTCAGGTTCTAAACGAGTCACTGGTGAACTGCCGCCGCAAAGCTGGCCTCGGTTGGGAGGAAGCAGCGGCCTTTCTCGAAGGCGTGCGCGCCTTGTGTCCCGTCGAAGATCTCACCGTGCAGACCCATGACGTCGGCCGCGCTTTGGCGGAACGCTACGGCTTCTCGATCTACGACGCGATGATCGTGGCCAGCGCTTTGGTTGCGGGGTGTACCACGCTGTGGAGCGAGGACATGCAAGATGGCCTGCTGGTGGAAGGCCAGCTTCGCATCGTCAACCCCTTTGCATGAGCGAACGGCTTCTGTGCCTGAAACTGACCACAACCTTGTAATCCTTCCCTATAGTGGAGGATTTGCAAGGTTGTTAGGCTACTCAAGCAGCCCCAGCCTCTCCGCCCGCTCCAACAGCATCTTGACTGACGACGGCTGCCATCTCGTTCGGCCACGTGGTGTGCGTTCGCGCATTGATTCCAGCCGTTCACAGATCGCCTGGAGCGTAATGCCGGGATCCGCGCCCTTGATGGCGGCGACGATGGCGGGCAGGCGGTCGTCGGTTTCGCGGCGGCCGGCGCGGGCCAAAACTGTCTCGGGCAGGAAGCCGTCGCGGACATAGGCCTTCACGGCGCGCAAGAGACGGCTTTGGGTCCAGCGACGCGCCTCGGGCAAGGGGCCGTTGATGATGCGCACCACGTCTTCCCAGGCCAAGTCAGGGCGCAACCGGCGCACATGGGGCACCCAATCTTGTGCCGTTTCGTTCAGACGCTCCATGTAGCCGTCCTGTCGCGCTAGCCGCACCTTGCGAAGAGCGGCAGGGTCTTTGGCCCGCAGTCCAGGGTTTCCGCCCACGCGGCCCTTTGTGCGCGCACTGGCGAGGCCGGCCTTGGTGCGCTCCCGGATCAGGGCGCGCTCGAACTCGGCCGCAGCGCCCAAGACCTGCAGCGTGAACTTGCCCTGCGGGGATCCAGTGTCGATCGGGTCCTGGATCGAGCGAAAGAACGCACCCCTAGCCTCCAGCC carries:
- the repA gene encoding plasmid partitioning protein RepA, whose product is MSEAEQDLDIAIGHYAELLASNLHAQRAAHFPPDAKKVMRSLTSGEAAELLGVDHTYLRKLHREGKIADVETTAGSHRRYTLDDIWEIRHALEANAKKPGTYVPGRRAGDELQIVSVVNFKGGSGKTTTSAHLAQRLALKGYRVLAIDLDPQASLSALHGIQPELDLMEGGTLYDAVRYDEPVPISDVIRKTYIRGLDLIPGNLELMEFEHETPAAIQRGGARAFFARVRDALDSVEADYDVVVIDCPPQLGFLTMSALSASSGVLVTVHPQMLDLMSMSQFLRMTADLLGVIRDAGANLRFDWLRFLPTRYKVGDAPQTEVIAFIRGLFGRSVLTNHMVESTAISDAGLTKQTLYEADKKDFTRQTFDRAIESMNAVNDEIAAIIQNTWGRNGKKA
- a CDS encoding AbrB/MazE/SpoVT family DNA-binding domain-containing protein — protein: MQVAKWGNSLAVRLPAELVRELGLKEGDQIDLVKDDGRVRVRRLARADEVLTGLRRFRGKLSAAERLSRDDAHER
- a CDS encoding PIN domain-containing protein codes for the protein MSVEFADTNVVLYLLDDGPKADRAEVILGQGPRISVQVLNESLVNCRRKAGLGWEEAAAFLEGVRALCPVEDLTVQTHDVGRALAERYGFSIYDAMIVASALVAGCTTLWSEDMQDGLLVEGQLRIVNPFA
- a CDS encoding recombinase family protein — translated: MPLIGYARVSTEDQTPLPQSQALKSAGCAEIYEEHASGGNRARPVLGRVLERIQSGDTLVVVRIDRLARSLSHLLEVIERLEARGAFFRSIQDPIDTGSPQGKFTLQVLGAAAEFERALIRERTKAGLASARTKGRVGGNPGLRAKDPAALRKVRLARQDGYMERLNETAQDWVPHVRRLRPDLAWEDVVRIINGPLPEARRWTQSRLLRAVKAYVRDGFLPETVLARAGRRETDDRLPAIVAAIKGADPGITLQAICERLESMRERTPRGRTRWQPSSVKMLLERAERLGLLE